AAATTTAGATGCATCAAAACGAGTAATAGGACCGGCGCCGCTGACGCCACCTTTCAAGTTCTCCCAAAATTCGGCCACGTTATGACCCAAGGGATTAATAGTTCCAAGACCAGTTATTACTACTCGTTTGAAATTCATAGATAAAATATTAAATTATTGAGCGTTAGCTTCAACGTATGCAATAGCATCGCCCACGGTAGCGATTTTCTCTGCTTGATCGTCCGGAATAGTGATGTTGAATTCTTTTTCCAATTCCATGATCAACTCTACCGTATCCAAAGAGTCAGCTCCTAAGTCGTTAGTAAACGTTGCTTCAGGTTTAACTTCACTTTCGTCAACTCCTAATTTATCAACAATGATAGCTTTAACTCTGTTTTGAATGTCAGACATAACTTTAAATTTTAATTAGACATTTTTTAAATTCACACTTGCGTCTACAAGAGACGCGCATAACTCTCTAAGTTCGGGGGCAAAGTTAGAGAATTTATTTTTCCTAGAAAATTTTTTGGCATGAATAAAGTTTTCTTATCTTTATGCGTTTGATTTTTAATAGATTACAGGATGAAAAAAATAACAATATTTGCCTCTGGTTCAGGTTCTAACGCTGAAAATATCATTAATTATTTTAAAAATGACACCGAAAATGTCGTGAAAATCGTGTTTTGTAACAAACCCGATGCCTATGTTTTGGAACGGGCAAAACGTTTAAGCGTGCCGACGTTTGTTTTCGGACGGGAAGAGTTCTCTCATTCTGACCTGGTTTTGAATGAATTGAAACGATTGGATATTGATCTGATCGTGTTGGCGGGCTTTCTCTGGAAGGTGCCGGATGCTATCATCGACGCTTATCCGGACCGGGTAATTAACATCCATCCGGCCCTGTTACCCTCTTACGGGGGCAAGGGTATGTACGGCATGAAAGTACACGAGGCGGTGATCGCTGCCGGGGAAAAGGAAAGTGGTATTACGATTCATCACGTGAA
The window above is part of the Butyricimonas paravirosa genome. Proteins encoded here:
- the purN gene encoding phosphoribosylglycinamide formyltransferase — encoded protein: MKKITIFASGSGSNAENIINYFKNDTENVVKIVFCNKPDAYVLERAKRLSVPTFVFGREEFSHSDLVLNELKRLDIDLIVLAGFLWKVPDAIIDAYPDRVINIHPALLPSYGGKGMYGMKVHEAVIAAGEKESGITIHHVNNHYDEGAIIFQAKCEIVPGDTPESLATKVHALEYEYFPRVIKELLEKGL
- a CDS encoding acyl carrier protein, yielding MSDIQNRVKAIIVDKLGVDESEVKPEATFTNDLGADSLDTVELIMELEKEFNITIPDDQAEKIATVGDAIAYVEANAQ